The DNA window AAGAAACTTAACAAAAAGTATGCTGGCCCATATATGATTTCCATGGCGTGCTTCgcgttcctccttctcctcctcatcttccttcttcttctccttcttgttctcctactcttctttttcttcctccatAAAAACGAATTTCTTGTTAAATTTGTTCGATCTTTTTCGTGCGttctctctttgccttttcattcGTTGTTTTATCTGTGTTTATCATTGGTATTCTTACTtcatttttttcgattttcatgatttctgaaatcaagttttgaaatcgttttgaagatagtgaaattttagaaatacacccaaacgattacagaaatacacctaaaaggttacaaaaatacaccaaaacgGTTACAGtaattcacccaaacgattacagaaatacacccaaagaattacagaaatacacccaaaggatttaaaaaatacacccaaagttcgttgaagtacaccttatgtataattcagaactcttcttctttctcttcctcatcatttgctgcttcttcttcttcattttcttatttcatattctcataattctttttgggagaaaaaaatcaaacaaagaagaaaaaaaatatataatattacaaaatcaaaagaagaacgAGGACAAACAcgacgatgaagatgaaacacttcaaaaacgaagaagaagaagaagaagaagaagaagaagaagaagaagaagaagaagaagaagaagaagaagaggaggaggcatgaaaaaagaaaaagaagaaaaaataaacaacttATATGACTTATATGGAAAAATGTTTGTACGTGAGAAatttctctaattttatttacttttaacatGGACTTGTTTTAAATGGAGGTGTAGTATTCTTTGTATTTCTGGTCACATTTACATGATACATGTCGCATTTTTTTCACAGTTTTCAAACATcacatttttataataatttttaaaattaaatttttttattgttgtcattaattttttattttccttttattcaGGTAAAAATACACTAATAAAACGTGTGTACTAGCTAAATTTGTTAGctaatataaatagaatttGTTGGCCTACTGAACATTGCTTATTCCTCaaataataatatcataatGGAAGAATctctagtaacatatttattttgTCGAATTTGCTTTTATGTTATAagttttcaaataattaaatcgTATATTATCCCAAAAACACTCAAGGAAAACcatatttacaaaatcatatGTTGGTTTCAAAACCAATGTCTAGTCTAATTACACACTTAGATGAATTATTTAACTAAAGAACCCATTTCATCAGTGAGTTTTTCTTGCAAGGTAGGGCACATGTCACTCGCATTGTGACTATGACATGAGTTTCAAAGTAGCGGTGCGTAGGTTCTTGACAAGTTCATTAAGGGTCAAGTTGTAACCTTCGCCCGCCTGCAATACAGCATTAATCAAATACGATTAAACATCATCCTGAATTGACAATTTCCATACTTAAAAACTAAACCACCACATTAATAGGTTAGGCCAAACTAGCATACTTTATTTATTCAACCTAGCTAGGTATAAACCAAATcattgaaattaataattattaatttaaaatacatatatattaaaatataaaaaatatattaaaaataaattaaattatacatatatttatacacatgCCTCATATATCCTTTAAAAGCACTCTTCATTATAGATTAAGGTGAAGATCCTGTTCATCAAGTGGAAAGGTGAATGCTATGGTGTCTATAATGTGGTGTTTATTTactaaaaatgattaaaagttattattttatttaaaagatataaaaataaataatttttaaaaaatcaaaatttactataaaaaataagttagatAATATTTAGGCAAAAACTGATAGGCACCATATCATTGGTAAGTGGAAAACGAAGAAAAAGGGTAAAAGAAGATTTGACCTGAACAATGATGGTTATGTCAAGAATGGAATCTCCAAATGATAAGACACTGCTATTAAGAAGCATCAATTGAAGGCTTTGAATCTCAGACAATATTCTGACCAAAATGCCCTCTTCCTTCCAGCAGTGGATTCGAAGCAACACTTGTTGCCCCCACTCTCTTGCTTCAACCTGTGGAAGACTACCATCAATGGTCTCTTCGCATAACGAGGAGAACACAGCAGCACCATGACCATGGAGTTGTTCTGCTTTTTTCGCCTTTgttttcttggattcttcttCGAGCACTGCCAAACGCTCTTTCAGCTCTTTCACATACCTGATAGAGTCCCCCAACACAGAAGCCTTGTCCATCTGTGTCAATGAGTGAACATATTCATTAGGATGAGTTTGGTTTTGATGGGATACAATAAGACACGgtactgaaaataaaataaataataaaaatatttagtattaTTTCAAGTGGTGAATAATTgtgttagaaatataattattaatgttatttttttctaatagttGAAATTTTTCGAATGATAGTTTCATAACAtggtaataaaattttatattgaaaAAGTCTAAAGATCGATCTTTGATgagtattaaaatttagataaaagagaaaagaatgtTTAAGAATGCCTAgcctatacaaaaaaaattaagaacactaaaaaaaaaattcttgttcAAAGaagaatgttaaaaatataacaattaatattacTCATTTCTatcactttaagtttctgcgacgagtaattttataataaattattttaataattataaataaatatttcaaatatttttatatataatcatTTAGGTGTCAAAAGATCTTAGTTGACAATACTTTTAATGATATTTGGTTATCATTTATGATCAAAATGAAGTGTTAAAAATGTATTGTCAATAACaggttatttttataattaagtgaCTATTGAAGtgtacttttaaaaaaaattatattgacgACGTTATTGATTGTTAgagattagatatttttttattataattaagtagctattaaaaatattatttaaaagttatcTTTTTCAGCATCTATCTATTTAGGTAAAAGATGAATTGTCTCTCGACaatattaaaatgattaatCGATCTCTagctattaaaatttttagttaaatcAGACTTTATAATTGATTATCAAATAGTTATTGCTCGATGTTAGTTATGGTATTCATATAAAATTAGTTTGAGAAACAATTTTGTTAAATAACCAACAACGATCTAACTAATAAAAAGTCAATAAACATTTTTATACTATACTCTATATTAAATAATTGTCattattaattagtaattatttaaatttttttttaaaatataaaattaatgattattaataacaattatttaaaatttgctGGTTAGGAGTTATTTATCTATacttttttcttgaaaaacaaTCTCGCTAAAAAGTTTCTAAATTAGGAACTAATTAATCTGAACAATTTGAATGTGAAGGATTAAAGTTTGCATGGAATAAATGTTAGGGgggtaaattaaaattagtgtacCTTCTTGAGGCCAGGAACAAGGGCTGCAAGAGCAATGAAACTCTGACTgatcttctctcttctctttctctcagCTATGATATGATCGTGAGCATGAGATGGTGACCTCTTACCAAGTGTTGAGGTACTCTTTGCTTCCACATTTTGTGTATTCAAGGAAtcactctttttattattattatttggagTTTCAACTGAGTCTTGTCTTTGGTTTAAGGTGTTTTTCAACTCATAAAATTCTGTCGTATTATTGGATGGAGACGATGATAACGAGTCTGAGTTATCAAAGGACAGAATCTGAGACCTTAAGGATAAAattgaagatgatgaagaaagTTTCGGTGAAAAGGTTTCATCGTTGATGCTTCCTAGCATCTCTTCAAAACTGGTAATTTCATCGGTGCAAGAATTGCTTAGCTCTTTGGATTTGCATTCCACAGATAAAGATTGGTCCTGCCGTTGAATGTGATGGTGATcataacagaaaattaaaaaggttgttaaaaataataaaaaattaaataatattacagaatcagtataatttattatttttgtcggcagttattaataatatttaaaattattgtcaaaaaatatattattaaattattaaactaaaaataataaacaactaaataaaaatgccggctaataatataaaataaaattgtaacctttgtattttgttttaaaaaagtaATCATAATATATTACCATTAATTAGNNNNNNNNNNNNNNNNNNNNNNNNNNNNNNNNNNNNNNNNNNNNNNNNNNNNNNNNNNNNNNNNNNNNNNNNNNNNNNNNNNNNNNNNNNNNNNNNNNNNNNNNNNNNNNNNNNNNNNNNNNNNNNNNNNNNNNNNNNNNNNNNNNNNNNNNNNNNNNNNNNNNNNNNNNNNNNNNNNNNNNNNNNNNNNNNNNNNNNNNNNNNNNNNNNNNNNNNNNNNNNNNNNNNNNNNNNNNNNNNNNNNNNNNNNNNNNNNNNNNNNNNNNNNNNNNNNNNNNNNNNNNNNNNNNNNNNNNNNNNNNNNNNNNNNNNNNNNNNNNNNNNNNNNNNNNNNNNNNNNNNNNNNNNNNNNNNNNNNNNNNNNNNNNNNNNNNNNNNNNNNNNNNNNNNNNNNNNNNNNNNNNNNNNNNNNNNNNNNNNNNNNNNNNNNNNNNNNNNNNNNNNNNNNNNNNNNNNNNNNNNNNNNNNNNNNNNNNNNNNNNNNNNNNNNNNNNNNNNNNNNNNNNNNNNNNNNNNNNNNNNNNNNNNNNNNNNNNNNNNNNNNNNNNNNNNNNNNNNNNNNNNNNNNNNNATATTTGTTAAACTTCAAAGAAATTGTAATACTTTACTATTTGTCCAAATTCGCTGACTTTTGAGTAATTGTTAAAGTGTTTTAGTTTCTGGActactattaattaatatatatataaatcgaGTATGAGTTTCTAGTGctatattattatcaataatgTAGCTAGTATCACATCAATAGTTTTGTaaacttaaaagaaaataaaaaaatgtttactAAAACTTGAATCATCACAAACTAATCATTTAGCGAATGTACGAAACCAATTCTTTTAAGGTATTTTGCAACCACTccaaatatttatattagtcaATTTTTAGTTGAttacttgtatatatatgttatttcaACTGACCACTTTTTCttaacatttaaaaattaatatacaaattataGTTAAATACATGTTGCATGCATTAAGTCCTGAATGTATCTAAAATGTGAAATTAACTCTCATTGTTATAAAGCAATgtaaatattttgtaatttcaagtataaaaaatttgtaacttcttttatgaaaaaaaaaaaaaactaaagtgggatttgagaaaaaaaatataaaattcacatCTTTATTACTTTATAAATATCGCAG is part of the Arachis duranensis cultivar V14167 chromosome 1, aradu.V14167.gnm2.J7QH, whole genome shotgun sequence genome and encodes:
- the LOC107482811 gene encoding transcription factor bHLH18, whose amino-acid sequence is MYQLDYDEGQWNEILHTRTCLRKSNAQQGDFLKGYAGQDIFASPLGKVDINDLPIHQLQNLKMIRMMRMVTWVGDDVMADKSLSSPLPPLQRPLPLLETLPSLFSVPTAAALATVKSAAAVKAAAAATRITNFYSRYDDRQQNLFSDRFALNPNACTQEISELKFIWDAEYNLMIRKIYDHWTAKCFQQMTSDDQSLSVECKSKELSNSCTDEITSFEEMLGSINDETFSPKLSSSSSILSLRSQILSFDNSDSLSSSPSNNTTEFYELKNTLNQRQDSVETPNNNNKKSDSLNTQNVEAKSTSTLGKRSPSHAHDHIIAERKRREKISQSFIALAALVPGLKKMDKASVLGDSIRYVKELKERLAVLEEESKKTKAKKAEQLHGHGAAVFSSLCEETIDGSLPQVEAREWGQQVLLRIHCWKEEGILVRILSEIQSLQLMLLNSSVLSFGDSILDITIIVQAGEGYNLTLNELVKNLRTATLKLMS